From the Papaver somniferum cultivar HN1 chromosome 2, ASM357369v1, whole genome shotgun sequence genome, the window AAGGAGAGCTAGGACTGCTAAAGTGGCTTCAAGTGCTCAAAATGGAACTCAACAAGCAAGTCTagaaggtgttcaaccaagtGCCCCTCAATCAGAACcagttcaagaaggtgttcaaccatgtgcctctcaatcacaaccagttcaagaaggtgttcaaccaagtGCTCCACAATCACAAACATAAATTCAACTAGAAGCATCCGAAGATAGAGTACCAGAAGTAGGACAACCTAGTGGTGcgcaagaagaaggagaagccgaaAAGAAAAATCCTCCTCGAAAGAAAGCGCAACACCTTGTCCCAAATGAACTGAAGGTGAAGGATATTCCAGAAGGTGTAATCCTTGGGCTGCCGGAGGATGGAGGAtaattgttatttggatacaaagactcctaggccaaagaaatatatgaaaccgtcGTATCCATTTTATTTACCTATTATGTTTTTCTTCGTAATACTTTAGGTtattctaaattttttttgtaacttgtcatgtgtttaatagtatcattcCGATGCGGTTCGGTTGCTCAAACCGACCGCCGCACCAACTAAAATGCTGGATTGGCCTTTGAAggatgaatgtgaaaggttcaagaccatTATTGAAAATTCAGGGTTGGCTGATGCTGCGGAGAACTCAATGTTGGAACATGACCGGGTGGCTATATCGGCGTTTTTGGAGAGACTTTATCCTGAGACCGACACCTTCCATATGTCGTTTGGGGAGATTACTATTACCtcagatgatgttgtgcagattgttAGACTCCCTGTCCATGGCAAAGGTGTTAGGGATGAATTCACAAAGCAGTTGGAATGAACCAAACTTTATGATCTAACTAAAAAGTGTTTGGGTTGGGATGAAGAAACATCTACAACTGAGTTAAGAGATGCATGAAGTATAGAACTAGACAGTTCAACAttaatactatgatggatatgTTCAATGgaaccaaggaaaaagaagagaaaggaacTTTAACCGATGAGCAAGTCAACCACgcggccaccgcatatctcctatgtgtattgggatgtgtcattttcCCCAATACCAGTGGCAATCGAGTAGATGCCAACCTTTTACAACTTCTGGATCCTCTCGAGAAAGTGCATGAGTACTCTTGGGACACGGCATGCCATGCGTGGTTGAtgaaagagttgagaaaggcgtcgagggTTGGAATTAGCCAAGTGGCCGGGAACGTGAGTCTACTACAGGTATTGTTTATTAACTCTacatagttgtttttttttttttttggtttttctacCATTGAAGATTCAATTGCCTAATACTTGTAAAAATGACAATATAGGCATGAatctacgaccacttccctatcttGAAATTGGCCATTGAAAACCCGACGTGAAAGAAAAGcgatcctagaggaacaaagtacatCTTCGATGAAAACCATTAT encodes:
- the LOC113352110 gene encoding uncharacterized protein LOC113352110 — its product is MAPIMDRRGRKVEDAIVSDSARKQRCQNLTASARRARTAKVASSAQNGTQQASLEGVQPSAPQSEPVQEEASEDRVPEVGQPSGAQEEGEAEKKNPPRKKAQHLVPNELKVKDIPEGYHSDAVRLLKPTAAPTKMLDWPLKDECERFKTIIENSGLADAAENSMLEHDRVAISAFLERLYPETDTFHMSFGEITITSDDVVQIVRLPVHGKGVRDEFTKQLE